The Paenibacillus sp. FSL W8-0426 region GATCTTTTGAAGGTGTTTTCTTCCTTCCATTTGTTCAGCATGCGCAGTTCTCTTGCGCGGGCCTTCTCCTTGACGTCAACTCTTTGCATGATGATATCTTTCCTTTCGACATTGGTTAATTGTGGACCGTTTCAATCCCCCTAAATCCCCCTTCCCAAGGGGGACCCCATAGGCGCTCCGCCCTCTGGACACCCGGCATGGTTTGTCGGGGGCGAGCATGCGGCGCGTGGGTGGTGCTGCGTGCGGGGAGTCGGCCCTTATGCGGCTGTTCCTTTTCAGGAACGCCCCAGGGCCTCGACTTCGCCGCATGGGGCCCTTTGGCCGATGGCTTCGCTCCATCGGCGGTGGGCTCTCTGCCTGAGGTCCCTGCGGGCCTCATGGGCGATCGCCTTGGCGAGGCCTTTGGGCCGATGGCTTCGCTCCATCGGCGGTGGGCTCTCTGCCTGAGGTCCCTGCGGGCCTCATGGGCGTTCGCCTTGGCGAGGCCTTTGGGCCGATGGCTTCGCTCCATCGGCGGTGGGCTCCCTGCCTGAGGTCCCTGCGGGCCTCATGGACGCTCGCCTTGGCGGAGGCTCTGGCCGATGGCTTCGCTCCATCGGCGCTGGGCTCCCTGCCTGAGGTCCCTGCGGGCCTCATGGGCGCTCGCCTTGGCGGAGGCTCTGGCCGATGGCTTCGCTCCATCGGCGCTGGGCTCCCTGCCTGAGGTCCCTGCGGGCCTCATGGGCGCTCGCCTTGGCGAGGCCTTTGGGCCGATGGCTTCGCTCCATCGGCGGTGGGCTCCCTGCCTGAGGTACCTGCGGGCCTCATGGGCGCTCGCCTTGGCGGAGGCTCTGGCCGATGGCTTCGCTCCATCGGCGGTGGGCTCCCTGCCTGAGGTCCCTGCGGGCCTCATGGACGCTCGCCTTGGCGGAGGCTCTGGCCGATGGCTTCGCTCCATCGGCGCTGGGCTCCCTGCCTGAGGTCCCTGCGGGCCTCATGGGCGCTCGCCTTGGCGGAGGCTCTGGCCGATGGCTTCGCTCCATCGGCGCTGGGCTCCCTGCCTGAGGTCCCTGCGGGCCTCATGGGCGCTCGCCTTGGCGAGGCCTTTGGGCCGATGGCTTCGCTCCATCGGCGCTGGGCTCCCTGCCTGAGGTACCTGCGGGCCTCATGGGCGCTCGCCTTGGCGGAGGCTCTGGCCGATGGCTTCGCTCCATCGGCGGCGGGCTCTCTGCCTGAGGTCCCTGCGGGCCTCATGGGCGCTCGCCTTTTTTAAACACCAAAAAACCCCGTCCCGGAAAGGGACGAGGTTGTGCTCGCGTTACCACCCTAATTCTGTTCATCACAAACCATAACCAAATATCTTGGGTATGCTTTGTCATCAACAGCACTTATGCCCTGCTCAGTATACAGGGTGCCGATATAACGTTCGGCTAACGGCTTCGCTTACGCACGGATACATTAAACCGCTTCAGCGTCGCTTCTCCGGGATGATATTCGGCTATAACCCATCCATTGGCTTGCACCAAACGCCAACTCTCTGAGGGATGCAATCATAACGTACTGAACCCGTCATGGAATCACTATTCATTATGAATATAGTTATAGCCTCTTTACCGGTAAAAGTCAACCGGGCGGGCGTTTAATAAATTTCCTTCATTTCCCGTTCGCGTTCAAGGACTTCTTGTTCCCGGCTCTCCAGCGCTTCCCAACCGTCCTGAGACAACAGTTCCAATTGGGCCTCGACCAGCGTACGGAAACGGGCGCGGTAAATGGATGCCTGCTTTTTCAGCTCTTCCACTTCCAAAGAAACCTTGCGCGATTTCGCCAAAGCCTCGTTGACGATTCGGTCGGCGTTTTTCTCCGCTTCCTTCACGATCAGCTGAGCTTCCTTCTTGGCGTTGTTCTTCACATCGTCCGCTGCTTCCTGGGCGATAATGATCGTTTTGCTAAGCGTCTCCTCAATCGTGGCAAAATGGTCCAGCTTCTCCTGAACGGACAGCAACTGATTGGTCAGTTCCTTGTTTTCGCGGATGACGCCTTCGTAATCTTTGATGACTTGATCAAGAAATTCGTTGACTTCATCCTCGTCATACCCGCGCAACCGTCGGGAGAATTCCTTGTTGTGTATGTCCAGCGGCGTTAATGGCAAGCTGTCCACCTCCTGTAAAAGTTCCTTCTCGTGCCGAGAAAGTTTGCAGCATATATAGGTTTCTTACAAAGAAGCCAGGCAACCGGCTTCTTGGAAGATTCCTACGTTTGCATCATGGAATGAGATACGGTGAACCCGGAGGGCCATACAGCATCCCATCCATCCTCATTGTTTATCGGAAACCCCAAATATTTATTTCACCTTTAGTTTAGTTATTTCGACAAGAATAAGAGATTTCCTGCAACGAGCTATGCAAATTTGCCGATTTTTACGCGACAGCGTCCTTTTTTGGTCATGCCATCCAGTTCCAGTACCTTAAACCGACCAAATCCGCGAACGGAAACGACATCCCCTGCGTTGAGAAGCTTGGACGGGTCTTCTTCCACTTTCCAGTTCACGCGGCAGCGACCCGCTTTGATCGGGAGCAGCGCCTTGCTTCGGCTCATCCGGTATACGTCCGCGCAAATACCGTCCAGCCGCAAAGAAGCAACGGTGATGTCCAGAATCTCAAGCTTCGTTTCCGACCATCGCAATTGATCCAGCGGCAGCAGCTCGGTAAATACGTGCACCCGATGCACCTGATTCATTTGCAGCGATAAAAAAGCGCTGGTTTCCGACGCTACCACAGCGTGGCACCCGTCTTCCAGCACTTGGATATCCCCGATTTTGCCGCGTTTCATGCCAAGCCCGAGCAAAGCTCCCATGTAGTCGCCGTGCTCCAATTCGGCAATTTTGGAGTCATCGGACGAAATGCTGAGCACCTGCATATTCATATCTTCATCGTCAAGGTAGCGGTAATCCGGGGCGATCAGAGCACGCTTTCGTTCGGCGGACGCGTATCCGCCATCAAAACGCACTTGGACATCCGTCCGCCGATTGACTAGCGTTTGCAGTATAAACATCTGCCTGGGATCCAAAAAATCCGTCAGCCGGGTGTCATGCCTTTCCCCGGCACGTTCCACCCATTCCGCTGCCTTATCCACGAAATCCCGTTCATCCGGCGTAAAATGTTCATATATTCCATTACCCATGGTCGATTCCTACCTTACATAAAACGGAGAAGAATGGACTTCAAGCCCACTTCCGCCAATTGAAGTGTAATCAAGGCCACGATCGGCGAAATGTCCAGCATTCCGAATAACGGCGGAATAAACCGCCTGAACGGGCTCAGGAAAGGTTCAACGAGTTTGGCAAGCCATTCTCCGACAGCGCTCTCCCGAGCATTGGGAAGCCACGACAAAAGCACATACGCAATAATCATGTAGAGGTAAATTTGGAACGCGATGGATACGACACTATAAATTAGACTCAAAAAAGGCTCACCTCATCCTGTTATAATCTTGTTCGCTCTCAGCCAGAATTTCCGTAATGGTACCCTGGATCTCTACCGTGTCTGGCGTGCAGAGAAAAATGTTACCGCCGATTTTGGAAATACCGCCGCCCAGGGCGTACACCGTTCCGCTCAAAAAATCAATGACGCGCAAAGCCTGGTCCTGGCGAACACGCTGCAAATTAACGACGACCGTACGATGCGAACGCAGATGATCGGCAATTTCTTGAGCCTCGTCATAGGAGCGCGGTTCATACAAAACAACTTTCACATTTTTCTGGGAATGAATGCTTACCACATTATTGCCCCTTTGTGTTCTACGTTTATCCAGCTCGGAGGTTTCAGGTTCATGGTGATCCGGCTCGGATTCTTCTTGTGCAGCCAAACGTTCACGTTCCACAATCTCTTCTTCTTCCTGGAGTCCAAAGAAATTCATGAATTTATTCATTACGCTCATCGTGAACCCTCCTCTTTCCCTACGAGAATCGATCCCAGTCGAACCCAGGTTGCTCCCTCTTCAATCGCCACTTCAAAATCATTGGACATGCCCATGGATAATTCAGTCAGCGGTTCTTGTGTCAGGGCCTGTCCATTCAAACGGTCTCGCAGTTCCCGCAATCCGCGAAATACGGGACGAGTCAGCTCCGGGTCCTCTTCATGAGGGGCCATCGTCATTAGGCCGATAACCTTGATATGATCCAATGAGCCTATTTCACGTAAAAAGCCGGCTGCGTCTTCAGGCTGCAAACCATACTTGCTCTCTTCACCCGAAATGTTGACCTGCAAAAACGTTTCCACGCCAATGCCCAGCGCAGCCGCCTTTTTGTTCAATTCCTTCGCCAGCGATAACCGGTCCAGCGAATGTATGTAACGAAATTTTCCGACAACGTCCTTGACCTTGTTCGTCTGCAGGTGGCCGATAAAATGCCAGATTCCCTGCTGCCCATAGGCTTCCCATTTGGCCTGCGCATCCTGCCAGCGATTTTCTCCGATATGCTCAAGCCCGCGGTCCAGCACAGCTCCCGTCGTTTCCAGCGAAACGTACTTCGTGACGGCAATCACGTTAACATCCTCGCGATTGCGGCCGCTGCGCCGACACGCGGCTTCGATCTTCTGATTTACCTGTTGTATACGTTCCTCCAAAGACACAGAGGTTCACCTCTCTTCCAGCCCAATCCAGCTAGCCATGCGCCCGGTAGTTCCGATTTCTTTCCGGTAAGAGAAGAAAATGTCCGGGTTGCAGCTTGTACACCAAGTAGTACATTCGATATGATCCGGCAATATTCCTGCTTTCATCATAATGTGTCGATTGCATTCTTTCAAGTTTAACATCGTTTTGCCATTGCCGGCCGAATGGAAGATCAGGTTGCCATTTGCCCCATACCCCTCATTACCCTCGGCCCCGTCAAGCCAAACCCGCACATGTTTCATGACGGCCTCATCCACCTCGTAACAGCAATCGCCGATGGAAGGGCCGATCGCGGTTCGGATATGATGCCTTTGGCTGCCGTACTCCTGCTCCATTTTCTCGATCACGGATTCGGCAATGCCCGCTACCGTCCCTTTCCAGCCGGCATGAGCAAGCCCTACTGCACCTCGTACGGGATCGTAGAAATATAATGGCACGCAGTCCGCGTAGAAGGAGGTCAGCAGGACACCCGGCACATCCGTAACCAAGCCGTCCGTATCTTGAAAGGCAGATTCGCGATCCATCCACCCCCGCCCCCGGTCTTCAGCCCGAACGACGGCAACCCGTTTGCCATGAACCTGCTCTCCGCACGTCCAGGCACTTTCCGAAAAGCCCAGCTTGGATGCAATCCGCTTTCGATTGTTGAGAACCGTTACCGGATCATCACCGACGTGATACGCACAATTCAGGCTTCCATAAGGAGCACTTCCGTTCCCTCCCTGCCTCGTCGTAAATCCTGCACTCAAACCGTCATATTGCTCTCTCCACGGCTTCACATATATCAACAACGGCTCGGGAGCCGCTGCATTTTCCGGGCCCCCACTCTTAAGCATCTGTTCCTGTTCCAACACAAAAGGTTCCATCTTCATATTTTTCACCTCGCAAGCTCCAGTGTACCAAATGAACCCCTGTCCTGTCTCGTTCAGATCGACCGGCGCTGACTTCGCTCCAGACGTTCCGTTCGATCCATTCGTTCTGCGCGGCTGATCTGCGCATCATACATGCGAGCCTCGCGTTCCCCTTCATCGTATGAAGGCTCCTTGACTTCATCCATCTTCACCAATATGACGTCGGAGCCGATCTTGACGATGTTTCGCCATGGAATGATCAGGTCCGTGCCCCCTCCAAACAATCCCATGAAGCGGGTATACCCCGGCACCACGATGGCCTCGATCCTCCCCTGCCTTAAATCCAGTTCCAAATCGCTGATCTGACCCAATCGTTTGCCATCGGTAATATTGATGACCTCTTTGGTTTGAAAATCGGAAATCTTCATGCCTCTGCCCGTCTGGGCGCCCACATTTCCTTTCATCGGGTTCCGCCTCCAGTCTGCTTCCGCTCCTGCCCGTTCTTTCATTCTATACACTATATGTACGGGCGGGGAAAAATGTCCTGTTTTTAGGCAGGCGGCCGCACAGCGAAACATCTCCGTATTACCATGCACCCCAAAATAAAAGAGCGACTCCGGGTTATCCCGGATCATCGCCCTATCTCGTATCGTTTATGACTTCACGTGTTTTTGCATCTGCTGAATGGCCGACTTCTCCAAACGCGAGACCTGTGCCTGGGAAATCCCGATTTCATCCGCCACTTCCATTTGGGTTTTCCCTTCGAAAAAACGCATGGACAAAATCATTTTCTCCCGTTGTCCCAGCCGATGCATCGCCTCGCGCAAAGCGATTTCCTCGATCCAGGAAACGTCCTTGTTTTTGTCGTCGCTGATCTGATCCATCACATAGATGGGGTCGCCTCCGTCGTGATAAATGGGTTCGAAGAGCGATACCGGGTCCTGAATGGCATCAAGGGCAAATACCACGTCTTCTTTGGGCACGTTCAGCGCTTCGGAAATTTCGAAAATGGTCGGTTCGCGAGAGTTTTTGTTCGTCAGGCTATCCCGGACTTGGAGCGCTTTATAAGCAATGTCCCGGAGAGAACGGGATACGCGAATCGGGTTGTTGTCGCGCAGATATCGACGAATTTCACCGATGATCATCGGCACTGCGTATGTTGAAAATTTGACATTTTGGGATAAATCAAAATTATCAATGGCTTTCATCAGGCCTATGCAGCCAACCTGGAACAGATCATCGACAAACTCCCCCCGATTGTTGAAACGCTGAATGACGCTGAGCACGAGGCGCAGATTGCCATTCACCAATTTCTCTCTTGCTGAGCGATCATGGTGCTGCTGAAGGGAATGAAACAATTCCCGCATTTCTACGTTGGTGAGGACAGGCAATTTTGCAGTGTCCACGCCACAAATCTCGACTTTGTTTCGGGTCATCGTGATTTACCTCCCAAGGAGAAACATTAATGTACATTATCTCCGGGGCAGGCTTTTTTATTCGCAGCTGGCATGCTTGCCAGTAATACCCATAAATTAAACAAACCGGATCTGCGGCGCTTCAAACCATCTTGTTGAACTCTTTGCGCAGCCTCTTGATGATCCGTTTCTCCAGGCGGGAAATATAGGATTGGGAGATTCCCAGCAGATCGGCCACATCCTTCTGCGTTTTCTCTTCCCCGTCCTGCAGCCCGAACCGCAGCTCCATGATCATTCGCTCGCGATCGGTCAATTTGTCGAGCGCTTTATGCAAAAGCTTCCGATCAACCTGCTCCTCGATGTTTCGGTAGATTGTATCATTCTCAGTGCCAAGCACGTCAGACAGGAGCAGCTCATTTCCATCCCAATCGATATTGAGCGGTTCATCAAACGAAACCTCTGTCCGGATTTTGCTGTTGCGCCGTAAATACATCAAAATCTCATTTTCGATACAACGCGAAGCATACGTCGCCAGCTTGATTTTTTTCTCCGGGTCAAACGTATTCACGGCTTTGATTAACCCGATGGCCCCGATGGATACCAGGTCTTCAATGTTGATGCCCGTATTTTCGAATTTGCGCGCAATGTACACTACCAGCCGCAAGTTTCGTTCGATCAGCATCGCGCGGATCGCAGCGTCGCCCGAAGAGAGCTTTTGCAGCAGATACTCTTCTTCCTCACGCGTTAACGGAGGCGGTAACGCCTCGCTTCCGCCAATGTAATAGATTTCCTCGCTCTTGAGTCCAAGCAAAAATAAAAAACGATAATATTGAAGCTGCGCTACCAGTTTCCATTTCAAAAGCATGCACGTTCCTCCTATACCACATTCAGCGGCTTTTCTGTTGTTCCTGCAGTGCCGGCGATCGGCGCTCCACCGCTGGAATCCTGCACGAGGTCAGGGTGAATGACCGCCTGATATTTTCCTTCGGACGATAACGTTCCCCCATCCAAACCTATCAGGACTCTGGTTGTTTCATAACAGATCCCACCCATCGTTACCTTCACCCGATCCGGCTTGATTGCCAGCATAAACGCAGTCCCCTTATTGATGCCCCGATAGGGTACAAGCCTCAATCGATCCTGCCAGTGAAATTGCTCCTGATTCATGTCCATAATAAGGTTGTCCGGCGCCTCATGTTTCAATCTGTCCTTCCAGGAACCCGGCAGCCATTGCTGCCATTGCGAAACTTCCATCACCATAACGGGTTGACGGGTGAGCGGATCGGCAAGTTGGTTTCCCGTATCCAAAAGGCCTGTACAAGAAACGATCGCTTCATCAATGTATACATCGACCTGCCCTAGATACGTAGTCATCCGTTCTGCTTTACGCTTCGAGTTCTGCACGGCTTTGAACAACGCCAGCACCGCAAAAAATACGATAAACGTAAACCAAAACGCGATTTTCAAATCAAACGACATTCCGCCAGATGCCGTAAACCAGATTCCGTTGAACAGCTCACCCGAGCTCTGAAGCATGTAGTGCACGCCCAGAATGCCCCCGGCAGCCACAAAATTGATGACATAAAAGGTTCCCAACGTTTTGCAGAATGCCTGCAGACCTTTGAAGCCAAACGCGATAAACAACATAATCAGGGACAATGTGAATTTGATCAGGAACGTGAACAGAAACGCGAGCTCAGGCACGAACATCATGACCACGTACAGTGCCCCCACAACGGCGGACAACAACCATCTCCACCAGACCAGCCTGCTCTTTCTCATCCATGCTGTCAGCCCGATGAGCGCACCGTCGATGCACAGGTTGGTCAAAAAAATGAGATCTACGTATACAACCACACGATCCACCTGCCCGCTCACCACATATCGAAATTATCGAAATTAACTGACTTCGATTCGCCGTGGTTGCTTATCTATCAATTTTGCAGCACAGTTTCCATATGGAACATACTCACAAGTATAGGGAACCCCTTTCTCAAAGTCTGTCTAAACATGGTGGAATGGCTTCAACTTTTTTTGTCGGAACGTGCGCTATGTGGGTTGTTCAGAATTTGTTCATTGGGGTATGGTACAATCTTCCTAAAGGAAATAGTTATCGAGGCACTTGTCGAGGAACCGGGCCGCGAATTGAAGAGAACCGGGTTGCAGTATGAAGGAGAAGGTGACTTGAAGTTCAGTCATGCTGATATTGTGAACGGCAAAGAACCCGGTTTCTCCATCAGGAGACCGGGTTCTGTCGCTTTCCATGAACGATCAATCGTTATTGTTATTACGCGTACGATTGCGCAAAAATGTCGGAATGTCCAGCTGATCGGCACTTGGCTGATTCCCAAACGGACGCAGGTTCGGAGAACGATTCTCCGCCGGTTCGCTCGTTGGCGTTGGTTTGCGGCCTGGAGGCGGTGATACCGGATTGTCTTCAAAACCGGTTGCAATGACAACGACTTTGATTTCCTCTTTCATGTTTTCGTCAATGATCGCACCAAAGATCATGTTTACTTCAGGGTCCGAAGCCGAAGTAACAATTTCCGCTGCTTCGTTCACTTCATACAGGGAAAGATTGATTCCGCCCGTAATGTTCATGATTACGCCGCGTGCGCCTTCAATCGAAGTTTCAAGCAATGGGCTCATGATCGCCTTACGTGCAGCTTCAGCCGCGCGGTTCTCTCCTGTTGCTTCGCCGATCCCCATCAGGGCCGATCCGCGTTCCGTCATGATCGTTTTGACGTCCGCGAAGTCAAGGTTGATCAATCCTGGAACGGCAATCAGGTCAGAAATGCCCTGAACGGCTTGACGAAGCACGTTATCCGCTTGACGGAACGCTTCGAGCATCGGCGTTTTTTTGTCGACGATTTCAAGCAAACGATCGTTCGGAATAACGATCAGCGTATCGACCTTTTCCTTAAGAGCTTCAATGCCTTGCTCCGCATGGCTGGAACGTTTCCGTCCTTCGAACGTAAATGGTCGGGTCACTACGCCTACCGTAAGGGCCCCGCATTCCTTGGCGATTTCGGCAATGACCGGTGCCGCGCCTGTTCCTGTACCTCCGCCCATTCCGGCAGTTACAAAAACCATGTCCGCACCTTTCAAGGTGTTCATGATCAGATCGCGGGATTCCTCGGCAGCTTTTTTACCTACCTCCGGGTTGGCACCGGCACCAAGACCTCGCGTCAACTTGTCGCCAATCTGCAATTTATGTTCGGATTTCGCCAAGTGCAACGCCTGCGCATCCGTATTCACCGTAATGAATTCTACGCCTTGCACTCCATTTTCGATCATCCGGTTGACAGCATTGCTTCCGCCGCCGCCCACACCGATAACCTTTATTTGAGCCAAGCTCTCCATCTCGAAATCAAATTCCAACATATTATTCCATCTCCCCCTCAATGTGCATGGATGGCCCGTCCAATTGGTATTGAACCGAATCAATTTCATATATCGACGAACGAAAGCGTTTCTGTGAATTTACCAGCGCATTCAGACGGCTTAAAGAGTATGAAATGGATTCAACCTGTTATATAAATTCGCTGAACATGTTCTTCAGCCGTTCGATGAAGCCCGGTTTTTGTTCAGCTTCCGGAGCTGCGCTCGGCTTTGCGCGGTTGGCCGGCTTCTTGCTGCCCGTGCTGCTGCCGCCACCGCTGCTGCTCACAGACGGACGAACGCGCAAGCTGCGGATCACATTATGCAATATGCCCACACCGCTAGTATATCCGGGGTCGCGGACACCGATATAATCCGGAACCGCGATTCGAACCGATGCAGCCAGTTCATGCTGAGCTACCTGCAGCACTCCAGGCATGGACACGGTTCCTCCCGTTAATATATAACCTCCGGGAAGTTCCATGTAACCAAGGCGTTTCACTTCCTGAGCGATCATCTGGAAAATTTCTTGAACCCTTGGCTCAATAATTGCAGCAAGATCCTCCTGCGAAAACTCCTTGTCCACATTGCTGCCAATGCGGGTTACCTTGAACATAACGTCGGCGGCAGCGTCATCCAGCCAAGCACAACCGTATTTCAACTTGACCTTTTCAGCCTGATCCGTCAACGTGCGAAGCCCATAGGCGATATCATTGGTTACAAACTCGCCGCCAATCGGAAGCGTTGAAGTAGCCACGAGGCTATCTTCCTCGAAAACGGCAATCGTTGTTGCCCCTGCGCCAATGTCAACAAGCACGGAACCCATCGATTTCTCATCTTTGGACAATGCTAACTGACCTGCGCCCAGAGACATCAGCACGAGGTCGCTTACCTTCAGGCCCGCTTTCTCCACACAGCGCAAAAGATTATGTATCGCGGTTTTTGCCCCCGTAATAATCGTTGCCTCAACTTCAAGGCGAACGCCAATCATACCGCGCGGGTCCTGTATGCCCTCCAGACCATCTAC contains the following coding sequences:
- the sigG gene encoding RNA polymerase sporulation sigma factor SigG, translating into MTRNKVEICGVDTAKLPVLTNVEMRELFHSLQQHHDRSAREKLVNGNLRLVLSVIQRFNNRGEFVDDLFQVGCIGLMKAIDNFDLSQNVKFSTYAVPMIIGEIRRYLRDNNPIRVSRSLRDIAYKALQVRDSLTNKNSREPTIFEISEALNVPKEDVVFALDAIQDPVSLFEPIYHDGGDPIYVMDQISDDKNKDVSWIEEIALREAMHRLGQREKMILSMRFFEGKTQMEVADEIGISQAQVSRLEKSAIQQMQKHVKS
- the sigE gene encoding RNA polymerase sporulation sigma factor SigE encodes the protein MLLKWKLVAQLQYYRFLFLLGLKSEEIYYIGGSEALPPPLTREEEEYLLQKLSSGDAAIRAMLIERNLRLVVYIARKFENTGINIEDLVSIGAIGLIKAVNTFDPEKKIKLATYASRCIENEILMYLRRNSKIRTEVSFDEPLNIDWDGNELLLSDVLGTENDTIYRNIEEQVDRKLLHKALDKLTDRERMIMELRFGLQDGEEKTQKDVADLLGISQSYISRLEKRIIKRLRKEFNKMV
- the spoIIGA gene encoding sigma-E processing peptidase SpoIIGA; translation: MVVYVDLIFLTNLCIDGALIGLTAWMRKSRLVWWRWLLSAVVGALYVVMMFVPELAFLFTFLIKFTLSLIMLFIAFGFKGLQAFCKTLGTFYVINFVAAGGILGVHYMLQSSGELFNGIWFTASGGMSFDLKIAFWFTFIVFFAVLALFKAVQNSKRKAERMTTYLGQVDVYIDEAIVSCTGLLDTGNQLADPLTRQPVMVMEVSQWQQWLPGSWKDRLKHEAPDNLIMDMNQEQFHWQDRLRLVPYRGINKGTAFMLAIKPDRVKVTMGGICYETTRVLIGLDGGTLSSEGKYQAVIHPDLVQDSSGGAPIAGTAGTTEKPLNVV
- a CDS encoding YlmC/YmxH family sporulation protein, encoding MKGNVGAQTGRGMKISDFQTKEVINITDGKRLGQISDLELDLRQGRIEAIVVPGYTRFMGLFGGGTDLIIPWRNIVKIGSDVILVKMDEVKEPSYDEGEREARMYDAQISRAERMDRTERLERSQRRSI
- a CDS encoding cell division protein SepF encodes the protein MSVMNKFMNFFGLQEEEEIVERERLAAQEESEPDHHEPETSELDKRRTQRGNNVVSIHSQKNVKVVLYEPRSYDEAQEIADHLRSHRTVVVNLQRVRQDQALRVIDFLSGTVYALGGGISKIGGNIFLCTPDTVEIQGTITEILAESEQDYNRMR
- the pgeF gene encoding peptidoglycan editing factor PgeF, whose protein sequence is MEPFVLEQEQMLKSGGPENAAAPEPLLIYVKPWREQYDGLSAGFTTRQGGNGSAPYGSLNCAYHVGDDPVTVLNNRKRIASKLGFSESAWTCGEQVHGKRVAVVRAEDRGRGWMDRESAFQDTDGLVTDVPGVLLTSFYADCVPLYFYDPVRGAVGLAHAGWKGTVAGIAESVIEKMEQEYGSQRHHIRTAIGPSIGDCCYEVDEAVMKHVRVWLDGAEGNEGYGANGNLIFHSAGNGKTMLNLKECNRHIMMKAGILPDHIECTTWCTSCNPDIFFSYRKEIGTTGRMASWIGLEER
- a CDS encoding YggT family protein, which gives rise to MSLIYSVVSIAFQIYLYMIIAYVLLSWLPNARESAVGEWLAKLVEPFLSPFRRFIPPLFGMLDISPIVALITLQLAEVGLKSILLRFM
- the ftsA gene encoding cell division protein FtsA; translation: MSNNDIIVSLDIGTSKIRAIIGEINNGTFNIIGVGSADSEGIRKGVIVDIDQTVQSIRNAVEHAERMVGIQISEVYVGISGNHIGLMSSHGVVAVSNEDREIGEEDMERVLKAAEVIAVPPEREIIDVVAKQYIVDGLEGIQDPRGMIGVRLEVEATIITGAKTAIHNLLRCVEKAGLKVSDLVLMSLGAGQLALSKDEKSMGSVLVDIGAGATTIAVFEEDSLVATSTLPIGGEFVTNDIAYGLRTLTDQAEKVKLKYGCAWLDDAAADVMFKVTRIGSNVDKEFSQEDLAAIIEPRVQEIFQMIAQEVKRLGYMELPGGYILTGGTVSMPGVLQVAQHELAASVRIAVPDYIGVRDPGYTSGVGILHNVIRSLRVRPSVSSSGGGSSTGSKKPANRAKPSAAPEAEQKPGFIERLKNMFSEFI
- a CDS encoding YlmH/Sll1252 family protein — its product is MGNGIYEHFTPDERDFVDKAAEWVERAGERHDTRLTDFLDPRQMFILQTLVNRRTDVQVRFDGGYASAERKRALIAPDYRYLDDEDMNMQVLSISSDDSKIAELEHGDYMGALLGLGMKRGKIGDIQVLEDGCHAVVASETSAFLSLQMNQVHRVHVFTELLPLDQLRWSETKLEILDITVASLRLDGICADVYRMSRSKALLPIKAGRCRVNWKVEEDPSKLLNAGDVVSVRGFGRFKVLELDGMTKKGRCRVKIGKFA
- the ftsZ gene encoding cell division protein FtsZ, producing MLEFDFEMESLAQIKVIGVGGGGSNAVNRMIENGVQGVEFITVNTDAQALHLAKSEHKLQIGDKLTRGLGAGANPEVGKKAAEESRDLIMNTLKGADMVFVTAGMGGGTGTGAAPVIAEIAKECGALTVGVVTRPFTFEGRKRSSHAEQGIEALKEKVDTLIVIPNDRLLEIVDKKTPMLEAFRQADNVLRQAVQGISDLIAVPGLINLDFADVKTIMTERGSALMGIGEATGENRAAEAARKAIMSPLLETSIEGARGVIMNITGGINLSLYEVNEAAEIVTSASDPEVNMIFGAIIDENMKEEIKVVVIATGFEDNPVSPPPGRKPTPTSEPAENRSPNLRPFGNQPSADQLDIPTFLRNRTRNNNND
- a CDS encoding DivIVA domain-containing protein encodes the protein MPLTPLDIHNKEFSRRLRGYDEDEVNEFLDQVIKDYEGVIRENKELTNQLLSVQEKLDHFATIEETLSKTIIIAQEAADDVKNNAKKEAQLIVKEAEKNADRIVNEALAKSRKVSLEVEELKKQASIYRARFRTLVEAQLELLSQDGWEALESREQEVLEREREMKEIY
- a CDS encoding YggS family pyridoxal phosphate-dependent enzyme; this encodes MSLEERIQQVNQKIEAACRRSGRNREDVNVIAVTKYVSLETTGAVLDRGLEHIGENRWQDAQAKWEAYGQQGIWHFIGHLQTNKVKDVVGKFRYIHSLDRLSLAKELNKKAAALGIGVETFLQVNISGEESKYGLQPEDAAGFLREIGSLDHIKVIGLMTMAPHEEDPELTRPVFRGLRELRDRLNGQALTQEPLTELSMGMSNDFEVAIEEGATWVRLGSILVGKEEGSR